AGAGTTTGCTTAACACTGGTGAGGTCTGTAAACATATTTATTTTGTAAATAAAGGAAGTTTACGCATGTTTCATCATACTGAGGATGGGGCGGAACATAATATTCTCTTTTGTCCGGAGGATTGGTGGTGTGCAGATCTAAGTAGTTTTGCATCAGGTCAAAAGTCATTTTACGCGATCGCTGCACTAGAAGAGGGTACTGAAGTGGTTTTTCTGACACATGAAGCATTGGAAAATCTATATATAACGGTTCCAAAACTCGAAAGATTCTTTCGGATATTATATCAAAATGGCTTTAGCTCTTATCAAAGACGGATTACCAAAATCCTTTCAAAGCCAGCCCATGAGCGTTACAGGATTTTCAAGAAACAGTATCCGGGGTTAGAGCAGCGGATTGCTCAAAAACAAATTGCTTCTTATCTGGGGATTACCCCGGTTTTTCTGAGTATGATCAGGAGGGAGAAGAAATAACTACGCCGGCAAATGTTGATGTGGGCGAAATTATTATTCGCCCTTTCCGCGGTCAATCAAGTCTCCTACAGCAATGAAGTATTATTTTTCTTTATTCCAGTGCTTTAACAACTCCGAAAAAGTAAAAAAACAACCGTGAATATCTCCAATAATCAAATAGTCCATTTTATGATCTTGCTTTTGGTATCCGCAATATCTCTTCCTTGAATTCTTTGGTCAAAATTGGATATAAGTCTTCAAATTCCCAAAGCCGCATCGGTGTAATTTGAATGTACTCAACCGGATACCATATTTTCACATAATTCCTGATTGCCGTTTTTGCTTTTTCAAGCTCACCCGTTAACAAGAAAAGCCTTGCGGCATGCAGGTGATTGTCTCCATTGGTTAATTCTTCTGCATACTTTTCATAATATGCTAAACTTTCGTCTGTATTTCCTTCTTCAAACATAAAACTAAGCAAATATTCTGCTCCTTTAACGCTGTCATGTGTTAATTTAGGTTTGTATTTTTTTAATTGTGCAATAAAGCCGGTCATTTCTTTCCCATCCTTAATAACTTTAAGTGGTGCGGGATCAATTGTCAGGTTCTTTTTCCCCTTAAGTTTTGCCAGATGCTGACTCACCTGGTGTTTATAGGTATTAAAGCGATAATCTTCCAAATCTGATTGTTTCTTTTCAGCCAGGTATGTTTTGTAGAAGTTTTCTGCTCTTTTTTGATGATTACTTATAATGGCCGCGCTTGTATAAGCAAAGAAGTGTTCAGATAAGATGTTTCCTGCGTACCATTGTTCATCAAATGGTAAAGCCTTTTCATCATTTACCATCGCTAACTCATAATTGCTGCTGAAGTAGTTAAATTCTGCTAAAACAATAGCTTTTTGCGGTTCAAATTCTTTTATTTCTGCAAGCTGCGCTAACCCGGACTCTATTTGTCCGCTTCTTAAAGTATCCAGTATGTCCCTTAGTTTCTTCGGTATTTTAACAATGTCCATAAAATAACTGCTATTTCTTCATGAGATAAATAATTCACGCAATATATCAATAAATACGGATTGAATAAAAGCTAATACAGATAGCACAAAAGATAATACACATTGAATAAAAGATAATACAGATTGAACAAATATTTACAGAAGTCTTTATATAGGTTTGCGGCACATTAATTAGAATCGTTTTAAATAGCGAACTAAATCCTGTATAACAACCTCAAAAGAGGCATTATTCACCACACAAAACACAATATGAAAAGTGTAACTACCAATAGAATACCGATAATA
The sequence above is drawn from the Pedobacter cryoconitis genome and encodes:
- a CDS encoding Crp/Fnr family transcriptional regulator — translated: MYELFFENLAKHIKLENSEMLLIQQKLKSKKLKKNESLLNTGEVCKHIYFVNKGSLRMFHHTEDGAEHNILFCPEDWWCADLSSFASGQKSFYAIAALEEGTEVVFLTHEALENLYITVPKLERFFRILYQNGFSSYQRRITKILSKPAHERYRIFKKQYPGLEQRIAQKQIASYLGITPVFLSMIRREKK